The genome window CATTTTCCCGACCTTCACCGAGTTGAAAGATGACGCCTAAAAAAACAAGGGAGAAACCGAACATCCGCCGCTGCCCTCATTTCCACCAAGACATGAACCGACTGCGAGTGCGACCGCGGTGTTGTTCGCCATGCTTTTCCGTTCCCTTCCTGTACCCGGTGGTGGTTCCGGAATCGGAAGTGGGTGCCGGGGGCGACACCACCGCTTGCGGGGTCTCGTCGATGGACAGTGCCTGGGCGCGACATTCGGCGACGCATGCGGCACAAAACAGGCAATCCTGGTGGCTAATGTGCGCGATGGTGTCGACGGTGATGGCCTCGACCGGGCAGACCCGCGCGCATGCTCCGCAACCGGTGCATTGGCTTTCGTTCACGATGATTTGCATTTCCTCGGGTTCCTTTCTTCTTTCGTCGCCGGTCACGGAAAACCCGGCTTCATCAAAATATCAGTCCCACCAACCGGTGCCCGCGCGGTGCCCATCCGAAATGGCTTTCGCGGTCCTTGGTCGGTTCGTTTCGCGTTCCTCTCTTCGCGATCGTGTGACGCTGTTCACACCACGCCAACCGCTTTTTCCGCCGCTTCAACGATGGCGTTTTTGGCCGGGAAAAACGTTTGCCACGGCTGCGCCGAGTAGCTGAATTTCGCCAGATCGGCAGCGGTCAATTTGGTTTGGATGGCCAGGGTGATCAGGTCTATTCGCTCCGCAACACCTTCAGAACCGACGACCTGGCCGCCCACGATTCGGTGGTTGCCTTTCCGAAAAATCAGTTTCACGCGCACGTCGCCGGAGCCGGGCATCATCGGAAAACGAGTCTTCGAAGCGCCATAGGTTGCGTAGACATCCATGCCGCGCTTGGCAGCCATCGTTTCGGAAAAGCCGGTGCCACCGACACGTACCTTGCCGGCGATCGTGATTGCACCATTGAAAAACCCGTCGTAGGCCGCCTGCTTGCCGACCATGTTCAGAGCGGCAACTTTGGCCATCGGCACGGCGTTAGTGGCGAGTTTGCCGCCGATCGTGCCGCCATCGATCGCCGAGTGAAACTGCGTGCAATCTCCCGCGGCCCAAATCCCGGGGATGTTGGTTTCCATGCGCGAGTCGACGACAATTCCGTCTTTGTCGGTCTCGATGCCAGAACCGGCGACCAACGCGATGTCCGGTCGCATACCGGCGGAAATGATGACGAAATCCACGCCCTCTTCCAAATCGATCACGGTGCCGTTACTCAATTCAACGGCAGCGACCGCGGTATCGCCGTGGAAGGCCTTGAGCCCGGTTCCGAGATGCAGATGAACGCCGGCGTCGCGCAATTCCTTTGTGATCGGGTCGCTCATGTCCGGGTCAATCAACATGGGCAACGGATGGTCCATGATGTCGACGAGGTGCACTTCGACGTTGTGAGTGCGGTAGGCCAATGCTTGTTCGAGCCCGATGGCCCCCGCGCCAATGACCACCGCTTTTTTCGCGCCGGTGTGCATGTCGGTGGGTTGATCGTCATAGCATTCGGCATCGCCGGTCAGCGCTTCGATGACCTTCGTGGCGTCCGCAGCGGTCTTGACGGTAAAGATGTGGTCGAGTTCGACGCCCGGCACCGGCAGAACAAACGGCGTGGCTCCAGTGGCCAACAGCAGTTTTTTGAATTCGATCGCGTCCCCGTTTTCGAGGGTGACCACACGTTTTTTTACGTCCAACGCGACCGCTTTTCCCCGCACCAGCTTTGCGCCGACCTCGGTAATCAAAGTGTCGCTTTTTAGAGTCTTGGACAATGGGAAAAGTCCTTCAATCGCATACGGAATCGCGCAATAAACCAGCGAATGCGGTTCGGGACGTACGACCAGTACGTCGGCGTCGGGCTGGTGGTGTTTGATCAAGCGGGCGGCTTGGATGCCGACTGGGCCGCCGCCGATAATCAAATGCTCGACGTGCCGCGTTGCCGGTGCTTCGACGAATTTCACTTCCATGAATTCTCCTCGGTTGCCTTCTAATTGTTGG of Candidatus Lernaella stagnicola contains these proteins:
- a CDS encoding 4Fe-4S binding protein; the protein is MQIIVNESQCTGCGACARVCPVEAITVDTIAHISHQDCLFCAACVAECRAQALSIDETPQAVVSPPAPTSDSGTTTGYRKGTEKHGEQHRGRTRSRFMSWWK
- a CDS encoding FAD-dependent oxidoreductase, giving the protein MEVKFVEAPATRHVEHLIIGGGPVGIQAARLIKHHQPDADVLVVRPEPHSLVYCAIPYAIEGLFPLSKTLKSDTLITEVGAKLVRGKAVALDVKKRVVTLENGDAIEFKKLLLATGATPFVLPVPGVELDHIFTVKTAADATKVIEALTGDAECYDDQPTDMHTGAKKAVVIGAGAIGLEQALAYRTHNVEVHLVDIMDHPLPMLIDPDMSDPITKELRDAGVHLHLGTGLKAFHGDTAVAAVELSNGTVIDLEEGVDFVIISAGMRPDIALVAGSGIETDKDGIVVDSRMETNIPGIWAAGDCTQFHSAIDGGTIGGKLATNAVPMAKVAALNMVGKQAAYDGFFNGAITIAGKVRVGGTGFSETMAAKRGMDVYATYGASKTRFPMMPGSGDVRVKLIFRKGNHRIVGGQVVGSEGVAERIDLITLAIQTKLTAADLAKFSYSAQPWQTFFPAKNAIVEAAEKAVGVV